In a single window of the Micrococcaceae bacterium Sec5.7 genome:
- a CDS encoding inositol-3-phosphate synthase has translation MSSNPIRVAIVGVGNCAASLVQGVHYYRDADPQATIPGLMHVEFGKYHVNDVQFVAAFDVDGKKVGVDLADAILASENNTIKIADVPPTGVTVQRGHTLDGLGKYYLETIEQSTEEPVNVVQALKDAKVDVIVCYLPVGSQEAAEFYAQCAIDAGVGFVNALPVFLAGTKEWADKFTAAGVPIVGDDIKSQIGATITHRVMAKLFEDRGVTLDRTYQLNVGGNMDFKNMLERDRLESKKISKTQAVTSNVEAYIAPRDVHIGPSDYVQWLDDRKWAFVRLEGRNFGDAPVSLEYKLEVWDSPNSAGVIIDAIRAAKIGLDRGIGGPLLSASSYFMKSPPEQFNDDLARDKVEAFIRGDLER, from the coding sequence GTGTCTTCGAATCCGATTCGTGTTGCAATCGTAGGTGTGGGTAACTGCGCCGCCTCGCTGGTCCAGGGTGTCCATTACTACCGGGATGCCGACCCCCAGGCCACGATCCCTGGTCTGATGCACGTTGAGTTTGGCAAGTACCACGTCAATGACGTCCAGTTTGTTGCGGCGTTCGACGTCGATGGCAAGAAGGTGGGCGTGGACCTCGCTGACGCCATCCTGGCCAGCGAAAACAACACCATCAAGATCGCAGACGTCCCGCCCACCGGTGTGACAGTGCAGCGCGGCCACACCCTTGACGGACTGGGGAAGTACTACCTCGAAACCATAGAGCAGTCCACGGAGGAGCCGGTCAATGTTGTCCAGGCTCTGAAAGACGCCAAGGTTGACGTTATAGTCTGCTACCTGCCCGTTGGTTCTCAGGAAGCCGCAGAGTTCTACGCCCAGTGCGCCATTGACGCCGGTGTTGGCTTCGTGAACGCCCTTCCCGTGTTCCTGGCCGGCACCAAGGAATGGGCCGACAAGTTCACCGCCGCAGGTGTGCCGATCGTTGGCGACGACATCAAGAGCCAGATCGGTGCCACCATCACGCACCGCGTTATGGCCAAGCTGTTCGAAGACCGGGGCGTCACGCTGGACCGCACATACCAGCTGAACGTCGGCGGCAACATGGACTTCAAGAACATGCTGGAGCGCGACCGCCTCGAATCCAAGAAGATCTCCAAGACCCAGGCTGTGACGTCCAACGTCGAAGCCTATATTGCCCCGCGCGACGTCCACATCGGCCCGTCGGACTATGTTCAGTGGCTCGATGACCGCAAATGGGCCTTCGTCCGCCTCGAGGGACGCAACTTCGGTGACGCCCCCGTTTCGCTGGAATACAAGCTCGAAGTCTGGGACTCACCCAACTCCGCAGGTGTGATTATCGACGCCATCCGAGCAGCGAAGATCGGCCTGGACCGCGGCATCGGTGGCCCGCTGCTCTCCGCATCGAGCTACTTCATGAAATCCCCGCCGGAGCAGTTCAACGACGACCTCGCCCGTGACAAGGTTGAAGCCTTCATCCGGGGCGACCTCGAGCGCTAG
- a CDS encoding formate--tetrahydrofolate ligase, which translates to MSEINVMSDLEIARQAVMRPIEEIAAAAGINAEALEMYGRYKAKIDPAKLTAAGPAGKVVLVSAMSPTPAGEGKSTTTVGLADSLAKAGHKVMIALREPSLGPILGMKGGAAGGGYSQVLPMDEINLHFTGDFHAVTSANNALMALVDNHIYQGNELNIDPRRMTFKRVLDMNDRSLREVVIGLGGPTQGIPRQDGFDITVASEIMAVFCLATDLADLRERLGRITFGYTYDRAPVTVADLGVQGALTMLLKDAIKPNLVQTIAGTPALVHGGPFANIAHGCNSLIATQTARRLADIVVTEAGFGADLGAEKYMDIKARVADVAPSAVVVVATIRALKMHGGVAKDQLREPNVEALASGVVNLRRHVHNVEKFGIAPVVAINKFATDTEEELDWLLDWCAKEGVQAAVADVWGRGGGGDGGDELAAKVAAAVYGPSSFRYLYALDLSVEDKIRTIVQEIYGADGVDFSVPALKRLADIEKNGWSGLPVCMAKTQYSFSDDASRLGAPKGFTVHVRDLIPKTGAGFIVALTGAVMTMPGLPAVPAAMRMDVDDAGNPVGLF; encoded by the coding sequence ATGTCTGAAATCAATGTCATGAGCGATCTGGAGATCGCCCGGCAGGCTGTCATGCGGCCCATCGAGGAGATCGCCGCGGCTGCCGGCATCAATGCGGAGGCGCTGGAGATGTATGGCCGCTACAAGGCCAAGATTGATCCGGCCAAACTGACTGCGGCGGGGCCGGCCGGCAAAGTGGTGCTCGTTTCGGCCATGTCCCCCACCCCGGCAGGCGAAGGGAAGTCAACCACCACCGTAGGGCTCGCCGATTCGCTGGCGAAGGCCGGGCACAAGGTGATGATCGCCCTGCGCGAGCCGTCGCTTGGGCCGATCCTCGGGATGAAAGGCGGCGCCGCGGGCGGCGGCTACTCCCAGGTGTTGCCAATGGATGAGATCAACCTGCATTTCACCGGCGACTTCCACGCCGTCACCTCAGCCAACAATGCCCTGATGGCGCTCGTGGACAACCACATTTACCAGGGCAATGAACTGAACATTGATCCCCGGCGCATGACGTTCAAGCGGGTGCTGGACATGAACGACCGTTCCCTGCGCGAAGTGGTGATCGGGCTCGGCGGGCCCACCCAAGGCATCCCGCGCCAGGACGGATTCGACATCACGGTGGCCTCGGAGATCATGGCGGTATTCTGCCTGGCCACGGATCTGGCGGACCTGCGTGAGCGGCTGGGCCGGATCACGTTCGGCTATACGTATGACCGCGCGCCCGTGACCGTGGCCGATCTCGGCGTGCAGGGTGCGCTCACCATGCTGCTCAAGGACGCCATCAAGCCCAATCTGGTCCAGACCATTGCGGGCACACCGGCGCTGGTTCACGGCGGGCCGTTCGCCAACATTGCCCACGGCTGCAACTCGCTGATCGCCACGCAGACTGCCCGGCGCCTCGCGGACATTGTCGTCACCGAGGCCGGCTTCGGCGCGGATCTGGGGGCAGAGAAGTATATGGACATCAAGGCACGCGTTGCCGATGTTGCGCCGTCGGCTGTTGTGGTGGTGGCAACCATCCGGGCTCTGAAAATGCACGGCGGGGTGGCGAAGGACCAGCTCAGGGAGCCCAACGTCGAGGCCCTGGCCTCCGGCGTGGTGAATCTCCGGCGGCACGTCCACAACGTGGAGAAGTTCGGCATTGCGCCGGTGGTGGCCATCAACAAGTTCGCCACAGATACCGAGGAGGAGCTCGACTGGCTGCTCGACTGGTGCGCCAAGGAAGGCGTGCAGGCGGCAGTCGCCGACGTCTGGGGCCGGGGCGGTGGCGGCGACGGCGGCGATGAGCTGGCTGCGAAGGTGGCCGCGGCCGTCTACGGGCCCAGCAGTTTCCGGTACCTGTACGCGCTGGATCTGTCCGTGGAGGACAAGATCCGGACCATCGTCCAGGAGATCTACGGGGCCGACGGCGTGGACTTCTCCGTTCCGGCCTTGAAGCGGCTGGCGGACATCGAGAAAAACGGCTGGTCCGGGCTGCCGGTGTGTATGGCCAAAACGCAGTACTCCTTCAGCGACGACGCCTCCAGGCTCGGCGCGCCGAAGGGCTTCACCGTGCACGTGCGCGATCTCATCCCCAAGACCGGTGCCGGCTTCATCGTGGCGCTCACCGGTGCCGTGATGACCATGCCCGGGTTGCCCGCCGTTCCGGCGGCCATGCGGATGGACGTGGACGACGCCGGAAATCCGGTAGGTCTCTTCTGA
- a CDS encoding DUF559 domain-containing protein, producing the protein MRPSAPLPAHLATAPFTVHEARSASLSSGRLRSSDLASAGRLLYVPAGWDSEIRSLARALSAATPGAWISHLTAAILHGLWLPSWFRDCRELHLSKPRALPPVRREGVLGHTVLVFADEVMELDGTHISTPARTWLDLARILPLDDLVAVGDQLVRRPRPGLENRAEAWATIPQLQEMLKRHPKLKGIVKARQAMELIRVGADSAPETFLRLALTASGLPEPELQLRIVQGDPYSPAADLGYREHQVGIQYDGGHHLSREQQSRDNRRDESFNSAGWRYFKFNADDLADDFRGAVRRVRLALHPR; encoded by the coding sequence ATGCGTCCATCTGCGCCTCTTCCGGCCCACCTTGCCACCGCACCGTTCACGGTCCATGAGGCTAGGTCTGCCAGCCTGAGCAGCGGACGGCTCCGTTCATCCGATCTCGCCTCCGCCGGCCGGTTGCTGTACGTGCCCGCCGGCTGGGACTCTGAAATCCGCAGCCTGGCGAGGGCCTTATCGGCGGCAACACCCGGCGCATGGATATCGCACCTGACCGCCGCAATACTGCATGGGCTGTGGCTTCCGTCCTGGTTCCGTGACTGCCGGGAACTCCACCTCAGCAAGCCTAGGGCGCTGCCCCCGGTCCGGCGGGAGGGTGTCCTCGGGCATACCGTTCTTGTTTTTGCCGACGAGGTGATGGAGCTGGACGGCACCCACATTTCAACGCCGGCGCGGACCTGGCTTGACCTTGCCCGCATCTTGCCGCTTGATGATCTCGTCGCTGTCGGTGACCAGCTGGTCCGTCGCCCCCGTCCGGGCCTCGAGAATCGCGCGGAAGCGTGGGCAACGATTCCCCAGCTGCAGGAAATGCTGAAGCGCCACCCGAAGCTCAAAGGAATCGTGAAAGCGCGCCAGGCGATGGAGCTGATCCGTGTCGGCGCCGACTCTGCACCGGAGACATTCCTGCGCCTGGCGCTGACGGCTTCAGGACTCCCCGAACCTGAGTTGCAGCTGCGGATTGTCCAGGGTGACCCGTATTCTCCTGCCGCGGATCTCGGCTACCGGGAGCATCAGGTTGGCATCCAGTACGACGGCGGACATCACCTCTCGCGCGAACAGCAGTCCCGCGACAATCGCCGCGACGAATCGTTCAACTCTGCGGGGTGGCGGTATTTCAAATTCAACGCAGACGATCTCGCCGACGACTTCCGCGGTGCGGTCCGTAGAGTCCGACTCGCCCTCCATCCCCGCTGA